The Apis mellifera strain DH4 linkage group LG8, Amel_HAv3.1, whole genome shotgun sequence genome contains a region encoding:
- the LOC409511 gene encoding tetraspanin-1 isoform X2, whose translation MGCASQCAKYFLCFFNFVFFIAGGAALAVGVWLFADRNSFADLIGKLDQSDILNKTDADVIRIISYILILAGALTFLVSFLGYCGAMFESRCLLCIYGVLILVVLILECIVVGLAFGLKGDAEQSTRNFLKSTIKYYANNIDKTETITVTWDGIMTQLHCCGVENYLDFRENTNWTSDKIVPEACCMKENTVLKDPSCPISPTSNNSYYKEGCYNAIMRTIEENAAIVIGVAAGLAFAEILVIILALHLACCYWRPQHVLTSWCCC comes from the exons ATGGGCTGTGCTTCACAGTGTGCCAAGTATTTTCTATGTTTCTTCAATTTCGTTTTCTTC ATAGCAGGAGGTGCTGCATTAGCAGTTGGAGTTTGGCTCTTCGCCGATAGGAATTCTTTTGCCGATCTCATCGGCAAACTTGATCAATCAGACATTctg AATAAAACGGATGCAGATGTCATCAggataatatcatatatcttGATTTTGGCAGGAGCATTGACATTTTTGGTCAGTTTTCTTGGATATTGTGGAGCAATGTTTGAATCTCGGTGTCTTCTTTGTATT TATGGTGTTCTTATTCTTGTGGTTTTGATCCTGGAATGTATTGTAGTAGGTTTGGCTTTTGGCCTTAAAGGAGAT GCAGAACAAAGTACaagaaattttctcaaatctACAATCAAATATTATGCCAATAACATTGATAAAACGGAAACAATTACAGTAACATGGGATGGTATAATGACACag tTACATTGTTGTGGAgtggaaaattatttggattttCGAGAGAACACAAATTGGACATCAGATAAAATTGTACCTGAAGCATGTTGTATGAAAGAGAACACTGTTTTAAAGGATCCATCTTGTCCTATTAGTCCTActtctaataattcttattataaggag GGTTGTTATAATGCAATAATGAGGACAATTGAAGAAAATGCAGCTATAGTAATTGGCGTTGCGGCTGGATTAGCATTTGCCGAAATCCTGGTTATTATTTTAGCTCTGCATTTGGCATGCTGTTATTGGCGACCGCAACATG TTTTAACTTCTTGGTGCTGCTGTTGA
- the LOC725941 gene encoding zinc finger protein 800 isoform X2, protein MYNIQYKMKSIKAKTKAKKPNGKFGKVKFPSKEITHTDQDLSQLYPPIDTSISTLYRLSKILENGSDEVKSILTYECDLLYECRICRSLFRSLINFISHKRVYCKQKFDVTFAKKSSNDYDITSTSKSDIQKSQKLFEESCGNDRILRSQVCKEVQKKDLTTVVNMLQKKQIENLQTNTEQLCLEIIHSNSSAVYQTIESVTPSKNHTDLMKAQIMELKDTNEQTAVLGVNGRVLQSNKKLNNNNTTQIHNNTEIGSIRENELICRICYAKFSTKKTLTVHTRTLHTSHRLCYPCPCCSSTFANTWSVYRHLFKVHRKSNEQVRKLRPQIQEKAFIKDTTAAEDLQKEDASKTLMNNAVRVNETQEWIDHLESDTELQRCGGCGKRFDRKAALSAHLTYCHRRVAAYENITKIKKINKVPSDCTSNENIIINSETQENKAEVSTINNTNETSIRVEAIASLSKADWDMLGNEELVSQNKSNENVLTNGIQRNVEDNHSSASDVSDPLEIVYTNINKHEIKKGSKKRKNKDSIKRVNNAAENIKDISVEENMEHNVEEKLDHILSMEKKITSIVDFQKLQCLPCKRKFPSVNNLRRHAAIHIGWNRYQCKLCDYKCFDKCDCIAHCNKIHNAQNNRALIEEMIIQILDDQYTYDQNITLDVTNLEEKIDIPKVVEVNICVEHVEPEIQVEEKNINVAEIEIIDKNNMEPEIQVEEKSINLIETEVDIDKSSLTCCENIETQETSNNDIKGQNTLNLDPDLRRMVMEVIFGSSEIHSTKADIKETISSENSNSKALNTEDIEVQGQSSIKENDIKCIQDSKPQRPIRNKIKPLNKDFIYDLKEVAYRKDSLIMKSFNKSLNKKSPVQEEDNLEKDLEQPSKRFKSIENDEILILCENNAIVDRCEISLDRDLKNNFSFSQCHN, encoded by the exons ATGTATAATATTCAGtacaaaatgaaatcaatCAAAGCAAAGACAAAAGCTAAAAAACCAAATGGGAAATTTGGGAAAGTTAAGTTTCCTTCTAAAGAAATTACTCATACAGATCAAGATTTATCACAACTATATCCACCAATAGACACAAGTATTTCAACTTTATATCGTTTGagcaaaattttagaaaatggcAGTGATGAAGTTAAATCCATTCTAACATATGAATGTGATTTGTTATATGAATGTCGTATATGTCGCAGTCTCTTtagaagtttaattaatttcatttctcataAACGTGTCTATTGTAAGCAAAAATTTGATGTTACATTTGCCAAGAAATCTTCCAACGATTATGATATA ACTTCTACAAGTAAATCAGATATacaaaaatcacaaaaattatttgaagagaGTTGTGGAAATGATAGAATTTTAAGAAGCCAAGTGTGTAAAGAAGTGCAGAAGAAAGATCTTACTACGGTTGTTAATAtgttacaaaaaaaacaaatagaaaatttgcaaACAAATACGGAACAACTATGtttagaaattatacattCAAATTCATCAGCAGTTTATCAAACTATTGAATCAGTTACTCCAAGTAAAAATCATACAGATTTAATGAAAGCACAg ataatggAATTAAAAGATACAAATGAACAAACTGCAGTGTTAGGTGTGAATGGACGAGTTTtacaatctaataaaaaattgaataataataatacaactcaaattcataataatactGAAATTGGTAGCATTCGTGAAAATGAACTTATTTGTCGTATat gttatgcgaaattttcaacaaaaaaaacattaacagTTCATACAAGGACATTACACACATCTCATAGATTATGTTATCCTTGTCCTTGTTGTTCTAGTACATTTGCAAATACTTGGAGTGTTTATAGACATCTTTTTAAag ttCATAGAAAATCTAATGAACAAGTACGGAAACTTAGACCACAAATACAAGAGAAAGCATTTATTAAGGATACTACGGCTGCTGAAGATTTACAAAAAGAAGATGCTAGTAAAACTTTAATGAATAATGCAGTAAGAGTAAATGAAACACAg GAATGGATAGATCATTTAGAATCTGACACAGAACTACAAAGATGTGGAGGTTGTGGGAAAAGATTTGATAGAAAAGCAGCTTTATCTGCTCATTTGACATATTGTCATAGACGTGTTGCagcatatgaaaatataactaaaattaaaaagataaataaagttCCATCAGATTGTacttcaaatgaaaatataattattaattcagaaACTCAAGAAAATAAAGCAGAAGTttctacaattaataatactaatgaAACATCTATTCGTGTGGAAGCAATTGCTAGTTTAAGTAAAGCAGATTGGGATATGTTGGGAAATGAAGAATTAGTTTCGCAAAATAAATCTAACGAAAATGTTCTCACAAATGGCATTCAAAGAAATGTAGAGGACAATCATTCTTCTGCAAGTGATGTTTCTGATCCTTtagaaattgtatatacaaatataaataaacatgaaataaaaaaaggaagtaaaaaacgaaagaataagGATAGTATAAAGAGAGTGAATAATGCAGcag aaaatataaaagacatATCTGTAGAAGAAAATATGGAGCACAatgtagaagaaaaattagatcatatattatctatggagaaaaaaataacttcgATAGTAGATTTTCAAAAGCTTCAGTGCCTTCCATGTAAACGAAAATTTCCTTCAGTAAATAATCTAAGAAGACATGCTGCCATTCATATTGGTTGGAATCGCTATCAATGTAAACTTTGTGACTATAAATGTTTTGATAAATGTGATTGCATAGCACATtgcaataaaatacataatgcTCAAAATAATCGTGCTCTTATAgaagaaatgataattcaGATTCTAGATGATCAATATACATATgatcaaaatattacattagatgtaacaaatttagaagaaaaaattgatattccaAAAGTTGTAGAAGTTAATATTTGTGTTGAACATGTGGAACCAGAAATTcaagttgaagaaaaaaatataaatgtagcagaaatagaaataattgataaaaataatatggaaCCAGAAATTCAAGTGGAagagaaaagtataaatttaatagaaacagAAGTTGATATTGATAAAAGTTCACTAACTTGttgtgaaaatatagaaactcAAGAAACTTCAAATAACGATATTAAAGgacaaaatacattaaatctaGATCCTGATCTTCGAAGAATGGTAATGGAAGTTATTTTTGGATCTTCCGAGATTCATTCTACAAAAGcagatataaaagaaactatatcttcagaaaattctaattcaaaaGCATTGAATACAGAGGATATTGAAGTACAAGGTCAAAGTTCTATAAAGGAAAATGACATTAAATGCATACAAGATTCAAAACCTCAACGCCcaattcgtaataaaataaaacctttaaataaagattttatctaTGACTTAAAAGAAGTCGCATATCGCaaagattctttaattatgaaatcttttaataaatcacttaataaaaaatctccagtacaagaagaagataatttagaaaaagatttagaaCAACCGTCCAAACGTTTTAAATCCAtagaaaatgatgaaatattaattctttgtgAAAATAATGCTATCGTAGACAGATGTGAGATTAGTCTAGatagagatttaaaaaataatttttctttttctcagtgccacaattaa
- the LOC725941 gene encoding zinc finger protein 800 isoform X1, with product MQERRFNKIIHWMYNIQYKMKSIKAKTKAKKPNGKFGKVKFPSKEITHTDQDLSQLYPPIDTSISTLYRLSKILENGSDEVKSILTYECDLLYECRICRSLFRSLINFISHKRVYCKQKFDVTFAKKSSNDYDITSTSKSDIQKSQKLFEESCGNDRILRSQVCKEVQKKDLTTVVNMLQKKQIENLQTNTEQLCLEIIHSNSSAVYQTIESVTPSKNHTDLMKAQIMELKDTNEQTAVLGVNGRVLQSNKKLNNNNTTQIHNNTEIGSIRENELICRICYAKFSTKKTLTVHTRTLHTSHRLCYPCPCCSSTFANTWSVYRHLFKVHRKSNEQVRKLRPQIQEKAFIKDTTAAEDLQKEDASKTLMNNAVRVNETQEWIDHLESDTELQRCGGCGKRFDRKAALSAHLTYCHRRVAAYENITKIKKINKVPSDCTSNENIIINSETQENKAEVSTINNTNETSIRVEAIASLSKADWDMLGNEELVSQNKSNENVLTNGIQRNVEDNHSSASDVSDPLEIVYTNINKHEIKKGSKKRKNKDSIKRVNNAAENIKDISVEENMEHNVEEKLDHILSMEKKITSIVDFQKLQCLPCKRKFPSVNNLRRHAAIHIGWNRYQCKLCDYKCFDKCDCIAHCNKIHNAQNNRALIEEMIIQILDDQYTYDQNITLDVTNLEEKIDIPKVVEVNICVEHVEPEIQVEEKNINVAEIEIIDKNNMEPEIQVEEKSINLIETEVDIDKSSLTCCENIETQETSNNDIKGQNTLNLDPDLRRMVMEVIFGSSEIHSTKADIKETISSENSNSKALNTEDIEVQGQSSIKENDIKCIQDSKPQRPIRNKIKPLNKDFIYDLKEVAYRKDSLIMKSFNKSLNKKSPVQEEDNLEKDLEQPSKRFKSIENDEILILCENNAIVDRCEISLDRDLKNNFSFSQCHN from the exons ATGCAGGAGAGACG TTTTAACAAGATAATACATTGGATGTATAATATTCAGtacaaaatgaaatcaatCAAAGCAAAGACAAAAGCTAAAAAACCAAATGGGAAATTTGGGAAAGTTAAGTTTCCTTCTAAAGAAATTACTCATACAGATCAAGATTTATCACAACTATATCCACCAATAGACACAAGTATTTCAACTTTATATCGTTTGagcaaaattttagaaaatggcAGTGATGAAGTTAAATCCATTCTAACATATGAATGTGATTTGTTATATGAATGTCGTATATGTCGCAGTCTCTTtagaagtttaattaatttcatttctcataAACGTGTCTATTGTAAGCAAAAATTTGATGTTACATTTGCCAAGAAATCTTCCAACGATTATGATATA ACTTCTACAAGTAAATCAGATATacaaaaatcacaaaaattatttgaagagaGTTGTGGAAATGATAGAATTTTAAGAAGCCAAGTGTGTAAAGAAGTGCAGAAGAAAGATCTTACTACGGTTGTTAATAtgttacaaaaaaaacaaatagaaaatttgcaaACAAATACGGAACAACTATGtttagaaattatacattCAAATTCATCAGCAGTTTATCAAACTATTGAATCAGTTACTCCAAGTAAAAATCATACAGATTTAATGAAAGCACAg ataatggAATTAAAAGATACAAATGAACAAACTGCAGTGTTAGGTGTGAATGGACGAGTTTtacaatctaataaaaaattgaataataataatacaactcaaattcataataatactGAAATTGGTAGCATTCGTGAAAATGAACTTATTTGTCGTATat gttatgcgaaattttcaacaaaaaaaacattaacagTTCATACAAGGACATTACACACATCTCATAGATTATGTTATCCTTGTCCTTGTTGTTCTAGTACATTTGCAAATACTTGGAGTGTTTATAGACATCTTTTTAAag ttCATAGAAAATCTAATGAACAAGTACGGAAACTTAGACCACAAATACAAGAGAAAGCATTTATTAAGGATACTACGGCTGCTGAAGATTTACAAAAAGAAGATGCTAGTAAAACTTTAATGAATAATGCAGTAAGAGTAAATGAAACACAg GAATGGATAGATCATTTAGAATCTGACACAGAACTACAAAGATGTGGAGGTTGTGGGAAAAGATTTGATAGAAAAGCAGCTTTATCTGCTCATTTGACATATTGTCATAGACGTGTTGCagcatatgaaaatataactaaaattaaaaagataaataaagttCCATCAGATTGTacttcaaatgaaaatataattattaattcagaaACTCAAGAAAATAAAGCAGAAGTttctacaattaataatactaatgaAACATCTATTCGTGTGGAAGCAATTGCTAGTTTAAGTAAAGCAGATTGGGATATGTTGGGAAATGAAGAATTAGTTTCGCAAAATAAATCTAACGAAAATGTTCTCACAAATGGCATTCAAAGAAATGTAGAGGACAATCATTCTTCTGCAAGTGATGTTTCTGATCCTTtagaaattgtatatacaaatataaataaacatgaaataaaaaaaggaagtaaaaaacgaaagaataagGATAGTATAAAGAGAGTGAATAATGCAGcag aaaatataaaagacatATCTGTAGAAGAAAATATGGAGCACAatgtagaagaaaaattagatcatatattatctatggagaaaaaaataacttcgATAGTAGATTTTCAAAAGCTTCAGTGCCTTCCATGTAAACGAAAATTTCCTTCAGTAAATAATCTAAGAAGACATGCTGCCATTCATATTGGTTGGAATCGCTATCAATGTAAACTTTGTGACTATAAATGTTTTGATAAATGTGATTGCATAGCACATtgcaataaaatacataatgcTCAAAATAATCGTGCTCTTATAgaagaaatgataattcaGATTCTAGATGATCAATATACATATgatcaaaatattacattagatgtaacaaatttagaagaaaaaattgatattccaAAAGTTGTAGAAGTTAATATTTGTGTTGAACATGTGGAACCAGAAATTcaagttgaagaaaaaaatataaatgtagcagaaatagaaataattgataaaaataatatggaaCCAGAAATTCAAGTGGAagagaaaagtataaatttaatagaaacagAAGTTGATATTGATAAAAGTTCACTAACTTGttgtgaaaatatagaaactcAAGAAACTTCAAATAACGATATTAAAGgacaaaatacattaaatctaGATCCTGATCTTCGAAGAATGGTAATGGAAGTTATTTTTGGATCTTCCGAGATTCATTCTACAAAAGcagatataaaagaaactatatcttcagaaaattctaattcaaaaGCATTGAATACAGAGGATATTGAAGTACAAGGTCAAAGTTCTATAAAGGAAAATGACATTAAATGCATACAAGATTCAAAACCTCAACGCCcaattcgtaataaaataaaacctttaaataaagattttatctaTGACTTAAAAGAAGTCGCATATCGCaaagattctttaattatgaaatcttttaataaatcacttaataaaaaatctccagtacaagaagaagataatttagaaaaagatttagaaCAACCGTCCAAACGTTTTAAATCCAtagaaaatgatgaaatattaattctttgtgAAAATAATGCTATCGTAGACAGATGTGAGATTAGTCTAGatagagatttaaaaaataatttttctttttctcagtgccacaattaa
- the LOC409511 gene encoding tetraspanin-1 isoform X1 — translation MGCASQCAKYFLCFFNFVFFIAGGAALAVGVWLFADRNSFADLIGKLDQSDILNKTDADVIRIISYILILAGALTFLVSFLGYCGAMFESRCLLCIYGVLILVVLILECIVVGLAFGLKGDAEQSTRNFLKSTIKYYANNIDKTETITVTWDGIMTQLHCCGVENYLDFRENTNWTSDKIVPEACCMKENTVLKDPSCPISPTSNNSYYKEGCYNAIMRTIEENAAIVIGVAAGLAFAEILVIILALHLACCYWRPQHACIDVSSKQAW, via the exons ATGGGCTGTGCTTCACAGTGTGCCAAGTATTTTCTATGTTTCTTCAATTTCGTTTTCTTC ATAGCAGGAGGTGCTGCATTAGCAGTTGGAGTTTGGCTCTTCGCCGATAGGAATTCTTTTGCCGATCTCATCGGCAAACTTGATCAATCAGACATTctg AATAAAACGGATGCAGATGTCATCAggataatatcatatatcttGATTTTGGCAGGAGCATTGACATTTTTGGTCAGTTTTCTTGGATATTGTGGAGCAATGTTTGAATCTCGGTGTCTTCTTTGTATT TATGGTGTTCTTATTCTTGTGGTTTTGATCCTGGAATGTATTGTAGTAGGTTTGGCTTTTGGCCTTAAAGGAGAT GCAGAACAAAGTACaagaaattttctcaaatctACAATCAAATATTATGCCAATAACATTGATAAAACGGAAACAATTACAGTAACATGGGATGGTATAATGACACag tTACATTGTTGTGGAgtggaaaattatttggattttCGAGAGAACACAAATTGGACATCAGATAAAATTGTACCTGAAGCATGTTGTATGAAAGAGAACACTGTTTTAAAGGATCCATCTTGTCCTATTAGTCCTActtctaataattcttattataaggag GGTTGTTATAATGCAATAATGAGGACAATTGAAGAAAATGCAGCTATAGTAATTGGCGTTGCGGCTGGATTAGCATTTGCCGAAATCCTGGTTATTATTTTAGCTCTGCATTTGGCATGCTGTTATTGGCGACCGCAACATG cTTGCATCGACGTATCGTCGAAACAGGCTTGGTGA